From one Montipora capricornis isolate CH-2021 chromosome 10, ASM3666992v2, whole genome shotgun sequence genomic stretch:
- the LOC138022190 gene encoding uncharacterized protein has product MSSGDDFGRQILSYWTTERMLSAVPEPGLDLTTTSAHSAQVILDYWTPERMATARPEEHAYGEHIKTVEGAAIRCDRSAVQRVQGAASMTIVPDSKVKTFPFQSVGKLFYVKVGPSGESESFASAWVANASSELHVVMTAAHCLERDDNRAEKIFFVPGFIPPCFRPFGSYPQIPGGKGEAWIVDPNWDPNDMQAKYDLGMVRLEKDRDIGKYVNEVVLPIQVSIHQQYTPISEWNTIGYPVASSQNPDGKMAEQSGTFCRMSCDGGSFYKYGTLPKGTNGGPWILDGSNDSSSGVQTGNDCDYQCALSPYLTQNHLEEMIKLFKFMTYTE; this is encoded by the coding sequence ATGTCTAGTGGTGATGATTTCGGCCGTCAGATTCTCTCCTACTGGACTACTGAACGGATGCTTAGTGCTGTGCCAGAACCCGGTCTTGACTTAACCACGACTTCCGCTCACAGCGCTCAAGTGATTCTTGATTACTGGACTCCAGAGCGAATGGCGACCGCACGACCTGAGGAACATGCATACGGTGAACACATCAAGACTGTAGAAGGGGCCGCCATTCGGTGCGACCGAAGTGCGGTCCAACGAGTGCAAGGCGCTGCATCCATGACGATTGTTCCTGACTCGAAAGTGAAAACATTTCCATtccaaagcgtgggaaaattgtTCTACGTTAAAGTTGGCCCTTCAGGTGAAAGCGAAAGCTTTGCTTCTGCTTGGGTTGCAAATGCTTCATCAGAGCTTCACGTTGTTATGACAGCTGCACACTGCCTGGAAAGGGACGACAATCGAGCGGAGAAAATTTTTTTCGTTCCTGGTTTTATTCCCCCATGTTTCCGACCTTTCGGAAGTTACCCTCAAATACCAGGCGGTAAAGGAGAAGCATGGATTGTTGACCCAAACTGGGACCCCAATGACATGCAAGCCAAGTATGATTTGGGCATGGTCAGACTTGAGAAGGACCGAGATATTGGAAAGTATGTTAATGAGGTGGTGCTACCCATTCAAGTATCAATACATCAGCAGTATACACCAATTTCTGAATGGAATACTATCGGGTATCCTGTGGCAAGTAGTCAGAACCCCGATGGAAAAATGGCAGAGCAGAGTGGTACATTTTGCAGGATGAGCTGTGATGGTGGTTCTTTCTACAAATATGGCACTCTTCCAAAGGGTACGAACGGTGGACCATGGATCCTTGATGGTTCAAATGATTCATCCAGTGGCGTACAAACTGGAAATGACTGCGATTATCAATGTGCTCTATCCCCATATTTGACCCAAAACCATTTAGAGGAAATGATCAAGTTGTTTAAATTCATGACTTATACTGAATAA